Proteins encoded together in one Aerosakkonema funiforme FACHB-1375 window:
- a CDS encoding DUF6753 family protein, with translation MTPFVKKPEDFPLLKRLLKDKSEDFQQRVWDYVALTDLQPDDPGIIFPILLGQLQLLLSETPDTLERMFKEGSAELKQSLELSERVLIARQKKAIADAALAVIREAREEAKKKESLQPWSTIALASGCLAGILGLGFFLGMTISPFLQGGYVENMRITAERAATLRWAESKSGRKAREILELNSQYLNSCERDVRRLGLTLTFNGVTKKSGFCLLWIKKPN, from the coding sequence ATGACCCCATTTGTAAAAAAACCGGAGGATTTTCCATTACTCAAACGATTGTTAAAAGATAAATCAGAAGATTTCCAACAAAGGGTTTGGGATTATGTAGCTTTAACCGATCTCCAACCTGACGATCCGGGGATAATCTTTCCCATTTTATTGGGGCAGTTGCAATTACTGCTATCTGAGACACCTGACACCCTAGAACGTATGTTCAAAGAGGGTTCTGCCGAATTGAAACAATCGTTGGAGTTGTCCGAGCGGGTACTGATTGCACGGCAGAAAAAGGCGATCGCAGATGCAGCTTTAGCCGTAATTCGGGAGGCACGCGAGGAAGCGAAGAAGAAAGAAAGCTTACAACCTTGGAGTACTATAGCCCTGGCATCTGGTTGCCTTGCAGGAATACTGGGGCTGGGGTTTTTTCTAGGGATGACAATTTCTCCTTTCCTGCAAGGCGGTTATGTAGAAAATATGCGAATAACCGCCGAGCGAGCCGCGACACTACGATGGGCGGAATCAAAGTCAGGAAGAAAAGCCAGAGAGATTCTGGAACTAAATTCGCAATATTTAAATTCCTGCGAAAGGGATGTTCGGCGTTTAGGATTGACACTAACTTTTAACGGGGTAACAAAAAAATCAGGTTTTTGTTTGCTTTGGATAAAGAAGCCAAACTAA
- a CDS encoding DUF192 domain-containing protein, translating into MRNKSLTDRIADTFGWSIGISLLAMMLAGVAANYTRPTVQIMLGGTKFTLEVANTPATQSRGLMKRTARQLKTGGMIFPVEPRRNVAVWMKDMLVPLDLVFIRQGKIVKIMHQVPPCQADFSCSPIASPVQVDAVIELLGGTAQNLGLKEGMKLDLPIN; encoded by the coding sequence ATGCGTAATAAAAGTTTAACGGATCGGATCGCAGATACTTTTGGCTGGAGCATTGGGATTAGTTTGCTTGCCATGATGTTGGCGGGAGTAGCTGCTAATTACACTCGCCCTACAGTGCAAATAATGCTAGGTGGTACAAAGTTTACGCTCGAAGTTGCTAATACTCCAGCAACTCAATCGAGAGGGTTAATGAAAAGAACCGCAAGGCAGTTAAAAACAGGAGGTATGATTTTCCCTGTAGAGCCGAGGCGGAACGTAGCAGTTTGGATGAAAGATATGCTGGTGCCTCTTGACTTAGTGTTTATACGTCAAGGTAAAATTGTCAAAATTATGCACCAAGTTCCTCCCTGCCAAGCTGATTTTTCTTGTTCTCCTATTGCGTCGCCCGTTCAGGTTGATGCAGTAATTGAACTGTTGGGTGGAACAGCCCAAAACCTTGGTCTAAAAGAAGGGATGAAACTTGATTTACCGATTAATTAG
- a CDS encoding AAA family ATPase — translation MQWKDIDLLLEEFRIISIQSLLIERLETISFIANFGVQRQLPVYIWNFGQQAFWEIRFSTASMDFSDRGDSWEAVFPAQALSFVQRYAGSAIFIVENLQSLMAVSLDADAATKSSALRLRSMLINLLGEWKAKVKTNQKESVPYLILLGTDATELPLDLASAIPELWKPLPDIQEIGIHIDALMQSPVGAGKFCDRLRQCAPRDRNSLILAATGLSREEITTGLTLGLKHSQATGNEEATVINYLLEYKKERLKRTLDLDFIAQPNVKGFGGLDRLRNMFEQVKNRYTDAARNCGLPLPKGCLLVGPPGTGKSRAVKACADQLGFPLCILDVGIIVARGVGYLREIIRRLEALAPVVVGFDEFDKLFDTERVSSGEATSNRQILGTLLTWLQEKTSYTYVIATLNRFNSLPPELTREGRFDRRVYVGFPQHIERKEIIQLHAQRFDRRYQQGDGPLTEAEWRQLLNLTQNFTPAELEQMVIKAANAVFQSHYSMTLPGKCDRISIQLSLPDFLAQRDTIFTLFSARTDEILAMENQAKYICEPASSPDNSVFAPPLISYWGQRLERN, via the coding sequence ATGCAGTGGAAAGATATCGACTTATTACTGGAAGAATTCAGGATTATTTCCATCCAAAGCCTATTAATTGAGAGGCTGGAAACCATTAGTTTTATCGCCAATTTTGGCGTGCAGCGACAGTTGCCTGTTTATATCTGGAATTTTGGGCAACAAGCATTCTGGGAAATCCGATTTAGTACAGCGTCTATGGATTTCTCCGATCGCGGCGATAGCTGGGAAGCTGTCTTTCCCGCACAAGCTTTAAGCTTTGTGCAACGCTATGCTGGGTCGGCGATTTTCATCGTTGAAAATCTTCAGTCGCTAATGGCTGTGTCGCTTGACGCTGATGCGGCAACAAAATCAAGTGCTTTGCGCTTGCGATCGATGCTGATAAACTTACTTGGTGAATGGAAGGCCAAGGTCAAGACTAACCAAAAAGAATCCGTCCCCTACCTGATCCTACTTGGGACGGATGCAACAGAATTACCCTTGGATTTAGCTTCCGCGATACCCGAATTGTGGAAACCCTTGCCGGATATCCAAGAGATTGGCATCCATATAGATGCACTCATGCAATCTCCTGTGGGTGCGGGTAAATTCTGCGATCGCCTTCGGCAGTGCGCTCCGCGCGATCGCAATTCCTTAATTTTAGCCGCGACCGGATTGAGTAGAGAAGAAATTACTACGGGTTTAACGTTAGGATTAAAACACTCACAAGCGACAGGAAACGAAGAAGCAACAGTTATTAACTATCTGCTGGAGTATAAAAAAGAGCGACTCAAGCGCACTTTGGATTTAGATTTCATTGCACAGCCCAACGTTAAAGGATTTGGTGGCTTAGATCGGTTGCGAAATATGTTCGAGCAGGTCAAAAATCGATATACTGATGCGGCAAGAAACTGCGGCTTACCCCTACCTAAAGGTTGCTTGCTGGTTGGGCCTCCCGGAACTGGGAAATCCAGAGCCGTGAAAGCTTGTGCCGATCAATTAGGATTTCCATTGTGCATTTTAGATGTGGGTATTATTGTCGCCAGAGGTGTTGGTTATCTACGGGAAATAATTAGGCGCTTAGAAGCTTTGGCTCCTGTAGTTGTAGGCTTTGATGAATTTGATAAATTGTTCGATACCGAGCGAGTTTCTTCTGGTGAAGCCACTTCAAATCGGCAAATATTAGGAACATTGCTGACTTGGTTGCAGGAAAAAACCAGTTATACTTACGTAATTGCAACTTTAAACCGTTTTAATTCTTTACCTCCAGAGCTGACTCGCGAAGGGCGCTTCGATCGCAGGGTTTACGTTGGTTTTCCTCAGCATATCGAGCGTAAAGAAATCATTCAATTACACGCACAGCGTTTCGATCGGCGTTATCAGCAGGGTGATGGGCCGTTAACTGAAGCTGAATGGAGACAACTGCTTAACCTCACCCAAAACTTTACGCCAGCGGAGTTAGAGCAGATGGTCATTAAAGCGGCTAACGCAGTCTTTCAGTCTCATTATTCTATGACGCTTCCAGGCAAATGCGATCGCATTTCTATCCAATTATCACTCCCAGATTTTCTGGCACAAAGAGATACCATTTTTACTTTGTTTTCTGCCAGAACTGATGAGATATTGGCAATGGAAAACCAAGCTAAATATATTTGCGAACCAGCCAGTTCTCCTGATAATTCAGTGTTCGCACCACCACTGATTAGTTATTGGGGTCAGCGGTTGGAGCGAAATTAA